The DNA segment cgccttggagccttgtctttTTTGTTCATTTTCTGCTCAAATTCCGTTCCTGTGTTTGAGATTTGCCTCACCGGAGATTTGTCCTAATATAATTAACCAGCAGGATACATGATATTTTATTAGAGCGTTAAATATGTTTCATTGATTGCACACTCGATGAATAGGAACACAGGTATAGCGAGTGGATTTCATTTTTAAGTTATCTTCACACAGCACCAATAATCTCTTCTAATGAACATTTCTACCCTGTAATCTTCTTGTTaacatttagtttttaatttatatcaatGTAATTGAGGTAAATTATTTTTCCTTTAGAATTGCCACTGATCTAATTGAGCCAATTTAGATGTTGATAGTATAGTTGGTTACTTTATAGATGCCTATCAAGTGGATTGCTTTACTGCCATCTTACTTTATGGGGATTAAATGATAAGACTGAGCTCGCTTGTTAGTCACATGGAGTGGGGGTTTGCAGTTTGGAATTATCATATGTGCAAATAAGGGGGACCAAGCTATAGGGCCTGAGTGGGGTGACCTAGAATGTGCTTCAGGGCTGCTTTCTCAGGTAGAGTTGGCAAGTTTCAGAAGTCGATGAAAATTTTCCCTAATTTTATTTGTATGCTTTCCTCATATTAAGCTTTATTCGTACTTTAAAAACTAGATCTTGATTTGAGCTTACTGGGGCTTTAGCCTACCTTGTCTTGTTTGTACTTTTGCATTAAATTGTTATCTTTTCTAGATCAGAAGTTTATCTCCTTtggttttttattaattatatttaatgtaTGAGTTCCTATTTTTCTTTGGCATGTTATCATGTTGAGAAAGGCATTCACTTGCAAGATTTAATCAATATGTTTTTACAGCGTTACGCTGTGAATCAAGGGCAACATGAGTGTGGCTTTCCATTAGTTGATCAATGCAAAGAGTCACCTTCACAAGTGTGTACCATGTCAATTAACAGCTTGGAAGGGGCAATTTAATCGGAGTACCATTAGTTTGATTTGGATCAGGATTTTGAGCATTTCTACACTGGTTATAACGATACAGAGTTCTATAGGGAGGATGATGCCATGCCTCGTACTTATAGCTATCTACCAAGTAAATGCCCATCGCCATCCGCATTCTTAGGTCCAAAGTGTGCACTTTGGGATTGTCCAAGACCTACTCAAAGGTTGGGTGGGTGTCTGGACTATTGTAGTAGCTTTCATGCTGCTTTAGCAATGAATGAAGGGCCTCCTGGAATGGGCCCGGTTCTACGACCTGCTGGCATTGGTCTCAAGGATGGTCTGCTCTTTGCTGCTCTCAGTGCTAAGACACAAGGGAAAGATGTGGGTATACCAGAATGTCAAGGAGCTGCTACTGCAAAGTCTCTATGGAATGCTCTTGGTATGTCTTATCAGCAATGCTTTACTCGGTTCGATCGACAACTTTTATGAGAGGCAAGAGAATATATTCTCTAAGCATACACTATGTTCTTTATGACtttggttaaattaattaattttttgctGTGATTGCAGAGCTCTTTGACCTTTTGGTTCTTGATGGTGAATTAATTAGGGAGTGGCTCTTTTTCGATAAGCCTCGAAGAGCATTTGAAAGTGGTAACAGAAAGCAGAGGTCTTTGCCGGATTACAATGGGCGTGGCTGGCACGAGTCGAGAAAGCAAGTCATGAATGAATTCGGAGGATTGAAGAGATCATACTATATGGATCCACAACCACTTAACCATTTTGAGTGGCACCTTTACGAATACGAGATCAATAAATGTGATGCTTGTGCCTTGTATCGGTTGGAATTGAAGCTTGTTGATGGAAAGAAAAGTGCAAAGGGAAAACCAGTGAATGATACAGTTTCCTATCAGCATAAACATATGGGAAGGCTCTCTGACGGGTTCTCTTCTGAAAAGAAGTGTTGTTTCAAAGGAAGGACAAAGGTTAATGCTAAGATTGGTGTTGGGAATTTTTTTTCCCACTGTAAATGCAGTGGTACCAATGAGTGAGAAGTTCGAGTACGGCCTGAGTGTGCAGTATAACTATGTGGGCAGCTATTATCTAACATAATATAAGGAATGCGGATTTGTATACGTCTGTTGAAGCATTTACAGTCATAGAAGGGATGGAGATTATGCATTTTTAGTACTCTTTTTCTAGTTGATTATCAGAAAACCAAATTATGCACTTATTTTTGGTGACCGTAAATTTGTACAGTTAATTTGCACTTCAAAACAAGTAGCCCGTAGATCATCTCTCACATGCCATATTAGACAATCCAACCTTTGGAAGAAGGTTACTAGCAGCAGAAATAACTGTTTTTACATCAGTGCATTATTATACCTATTGTGTAACATCCTTTACCTGTTCTGACGCCGGAACAtggtacaaggcattactagacttaaccgttcacaacatgcaaaaatcaggctacaaaatttcttttaagtcaAAACTTTttatacacatgcataatgtcccatacacgggtctacgaagccctaaacatgcattgaaagtagttagagattaaaccgagaaccttagaaagttttaggaaaacttagaaaatttctttcCATCAAACatgatcacacgcccgtgtgcctttggcacacccgtgtcctcaggccatgtaactctctgtttatgacatcagcatgcaaatcgtaccacacggtcgggccacacgcccgtgtcttcaggccgtgtccctcacacggttgagacgcACGATCGTGTCTCAACCTGtgtattaggctattttccaagccttcatgttacccataagcccttacaaccttatacatattaaaaccacaaatcatggcatcattttagtggtTGAACACTTTTTATTAagacatgttcataacattaACGTGTCTTCTTACatgtaatgcatctactcatgcaataccaattgtagattccttaattcacattcataagattTGTTATTTTGATGATcacttttatcattatattatggttaccaacttatccatcaagtACTCATGTTCAACCATTATCACATTGTTATTATAACGTGCAATTACTatatggctatgaccacctcaattggtcatagagcatacattcaacacacatgtcatattaccaaccatgcatggcaaacaaacataatcacatcataaacattagacatgacaagAATAACTaggtttacaagccataatcaatatgagccacatctcatggccatatacatataactcaatataagccaatacatttggccaaagcataataacacatgtcaataaactagatccctatacatgccactcacttaaaatttttattatatgcatCATTAATCCAAAggtagtgacttgatagtgtgatgctgcctctgacgatctccaaccccgaacTAACCTaacaagctaaaagaaatggaaaggagggagtaagcttcacgcttagtaagtccatatgaaaataataagtgatttatcaatatgcttccaccaattcttacaacatgatctTAAGGTAATACTATCATAATTGCATTTTTTCCTATGTTCAGGTCAAATTGTTTTCTCAAGTcacagttactaaattatttatacctggagttacggaactccaaattaaaatctGCTAATTTTtgcagaaactagactcacatatattcttaccataaaattttcaaaatttttagtttagccaattagtacagtttattcttcaaagtcacccatgttctgctgtttaacagcttcaacctttctttactaaaaaataattatctcctcacacaggattcgaatgatattactgtttgtttcttttgaaaataaactcattaaggattctaatcatataaattttaatccataattattttttacaatttttaatgattttcccaaatcaggaCAGGGGATTTTGAAATTATTCTGACTCTgcctcacaacaatttaaatatttcataatatgaaacttttttcttacactgtttcttctatgtgaaactagactcattaaaatgtaatttcatattttatttagcctctaactcaatttccacaatttttggtggattttcaaagttaggCTACaactgttgtccaaaactgttttagtgtaaattgatgatactaagtttatcacacattattaattcattttcaccacattggtaaagatacatatttatacatcataagaatagacctataatcacaaggtcatcacaaatcattctcataggcgtaaattacctatttacatcttcaccaaatgtgcatcataaaccgaaatatttctcatgagcttggcatacatacatgttttactcaacatgctcatattcattccttactaatcatacaacatgaattgaattcacacctcatcaatttcatgtaagtacctgtaccactcacaacttAGCCATAAGCTTTATcatttcgacttaaaccttaaatttcccgttgaaccatttggaataccacAGGAtaatcactaagcctcaaacatagggtacgaTACCGATCCCATgttccaaatatggtcttacactggctcacacatctaagttgatgccatgtcctagacaagtCTTAAACTGACTTCCAtatatcgaggctgatgccatgtcccagataggtcttacactggctctcatctatcagtgtcgatgccatgtcttagacaagtcttacactgacacatgtcaagccgatgccatgtcccagacaggtcttacactggcttgcgtatctcgaggccgatgtatgtcccagacatgtcttacactagctttcgtcttaatgccgatgcatgtcctagacatgtcttacactggctttcgtctcaatgccaatgcatgtcccagacatgtcttacactagcacacatatcacccaaatgttatggcatgattatccaatctattcctaaggttcaactgggagttTATTATGATAAGTCTCACCATACCATTACTCATAGATGCATTCAAGCCTTATATGCGAAATCAAACATTCAatgcataataacaataaagttgtaatatttacacacaacttacttgtttcaatggaatgtcatattccatcaaatttctaatGTAGTCAATCATCACaaaaatgttattaacatttgacatcactttctcatacataaccccatcaacatataattaaatacaatcatagcaaaatagatttcaagtatattaacaataacatggataacatgtttatttagtcacacggacttacctcgaatgcaatttcggctaattactctattttagtccataacctcgtacttttcGATTTAAActcaaatctcgattttcttgatctaacataataaaattcactcatttaatcattacattaattaaaatattctataattcataattttgcaaaatgaccattttgcccttagactttacaaaaattacgattttgaccttaggctcgtaaatcaatttttatcgaatttcctcctttaccaagcctagccgaattctttttataactatagcaactcacaatttcaattatttcatacatttacaacttattttacaactttacaaaatatccctttttaggtgttttcatgcaaacttctttcacaaaagttgtttgttacacaaccatgactcattttcttccataaaaattcagtaaACAATATGAGTTTTcacatggcaaaaccctagactctcaaccattttgaaaaatagtcctctcattagctagcttatgctacaagggtccccaaagtacaaaaatcatcaggAAAAGCCATCataatcacttacttgtaagggataTAAGTTGCTGATATTTTTTGAACTTTCAAAACCCCCTCCTTGCTACCATTTTCGGtggatgaagaagaaagaaaagatgacaacgtttttctttttgttttattttaataccaaATAAGTCAACTAATACCcactaattttgacttttcagtTTCTTTGTCTCTATGGCCAGCCAAGTCTTTCCTAAAGGTCTATTtgctctttaaagacccctatttatggttctctagctatttaacacatttagcttgcaaagcaaaactttttccctttatgcgatttagtcatttttctcaattaagctcacaatcactaaaattaattcaccaaaattttcatgtacttatataatcatgctatgacacataaaataatattaaaaatacttactctggcctcagaatagtggtttcgaaaccactgtttcaactaggcccaaaatcgggctgttacatattgAGTCATAGTAACCAATGGAAGCTAATTTTCTTTTCTAGACCTTTGATATTGTATGCTAAATCTTTCGGTTTCTCatgaaagattttttttttcgtAACTGAGttacaataaaatatattttgattcaaTGAGTGTTTGATGCTTTCTCATGTTATAATTTCAATTAAATGTAAGTTTTTTGAATGTGATTAATAGGGATGTTATTACTTAAAAAagttactttatatatattaaaaattaatataattaatttagaacAACCATCATTTTTCTAACAAGCGAAtgctattttataaaattattattaacaaatatttgaattaaatatttaataataatattttcaataatctTTATTCTTAGCAAATATTTGAATCAACCCACCATGTATAATCTTCTATGTTCTAATTGAATTTGTTAGATGAATACATTTGAAAAGCAATTTGTATATTCACtcaatattatgaaaatgtataatttatAAAGGAATAATTTTCGGTACAATGCCAGTGAAGTTTTTAAACTCTACAAGTAGCGTTAGAGGGTAGACAAGTGTCCTATAGGAGgtatagtaaaattttaaaaaaattattaaaaaaaaaggaaacacaacaaatttttttaaggatacttgtgaaataaaataaaataaaaaagtacattgttagtgtaccaaatactaacccaTTTAAAAAAGTActcatgaaaaatatatttttgttataaaataaaaggacaAAAAGTAAAAAACAAGAGAatgagaaagcaaagaaagagcatattttattgatcaattggaatatttacaaagcttctccaaagtctctatttataggcataagaagtataaatgaagtagagatttacttctaatgactataaaaatataaagtacattaaaacttatcttgatcttgatggacatccacttaataagatattcataacactcccccttggatgtccattagtagataatgtgcctcgttaaaaactTACTAATATAAAAACCTTGTCGGAAAAAAATCCTAgtaaaggaaaaagagtacatatATCTATAATATGCATATTATGccgcctcattaaaaaccttattaggaaaacccaatgggacaaaaccttggttaagggaaaaagagtataATGCTATTTACTCCCCTCACGAGAACATCATATACtttctcatatttcatatattcaatcttgaatactagtttttcaaatgactatttgactATATTTGTTAAgtatttatatcaccattcttttgaaagtcatgagtgagggaaaatttgggggaaaaatattttgatctcttcaggagttttaacaataatcataacaaactttaatcatgattcttctataaaaacacaaataggtattttggatcattttataatccttcttttcaactactattcactaagtgaaatttaccacatatgttcaaattatttcaattcatataaatgaacaatttcttgagaattttaatatgctttt comes from the Gossypium hirsutum isolate 1008001.06 chromosome A06, Gossypium_hirsutum_v2.1, whole genome shotgun sequence genome and includes:
- the LOC107962964 gene encoding LOW QUALITY PROTEIN: transcription factor VOZ1-like (The sequence of the model RefSeq protein was modified relative to this genomic sequence to represent the inferred CDS: substituted 2 bases at 2 genomic stop codons) yields the protein MGKGSKNNCKSASHKLFKDKAKNRVDDLQGMFLDLQFARKESRGIDVAVLEEQLHQMLREWKAELNEPSPASSLQQGGSLGSFSSDICRLLQLCEEEDDATSILVVPKPEPNDQSLQVGDIAASQERYAVNQGQHECGFPLVDQCKESPSQVCTMSINSLEGAIXSEYHXFDLDQDFEHFYTGYNDTEFYREDDAMPRTYSYLPSKCPSPSAFLGPKCALWDCPRPTQRLGGCLDYCSSFHAALAMNEGPPGMGPVLRPAGIGLKDGLLFAALSAKTQGKDVGIPECQGAATAKSLWNALELFDLLVLDGELIREWLFFDKPRRAFESGNRKQRSLPDYNGRGWHESRKQVMNEFGGLKRSYYMDPQPLNHFEWHLYEYEINKCDACALYRLELKLVDGKKSAKGKPVNDTVSYQHKHMGRLSDGFSSEKKCCFKGRTKVNAKIGVGNFFSHCKCSGTNE